From one Musa acuminata AAA Group cultivar baxijiao chromosome BXJ2-6, Cavendish_Baxijiao_AAA, whole genome shotgun sequence genomic stretch:
- the LOC103989217 gene encoding uncharacterized protein LOC103989217 — MSDASGRRRSRRGYRRLLSRQSSFDPAEGDEATTTAAAATVSEMKRSNTTREIKAHPVIRIMEKPPKKATATPEFLRYLEYMREAGTWHPNSDAPAIYFK; from the coding sequence ATGTCGGACGCCTCGGGTCGTCGGAGGAGCCGGCGAGGCTACCGCCGCCTGCTGTCCCGGCAGTCCTCGTTCGACCCGGCCGAGGGCGACGAAGcgacgacgacggcggcggcggcgacggtgaGCGAAATGAAGAGATCGAACACCACCAGGGAAATAAAGGCGCACCCGGTCATCAGAATCATGGAGAAGCCACCGAAGAAGGCAACAGCCACGCCGGAGTTCTTGCGATACTTGGAGTACATGAGGGAGGCCGGTACGTGGCATCCCAACTCCGACGCGCCTGCGATCTACTTCAAGTAG